The proteins below come from a single Molothrus ater isolate BHLD 08-10-18 breed brown headed cowbird chromosome 3, BPBGC_Mater_1.1, whole genome shotgun sequence genomic window:
- the OLIG3 gene encoding oligodendrocyte transcription factor 3: MNSDSSSVSSRASSPDMDEMYLRDHHHHHHHHHHQDSRLNSVSSTQNDLVQKMSGEGLTRNGSKAGGEGGKYKIKKQLSEQDLQQLRLKINGRERKRMHDLNLAMDGLREVMPYAHGPSVRKLSKIATLLLARNYILMLTSSLEEMKRLVGEIYGGHHSAFHCGTVGHSAAHPPHAAGTVHQVHPILGGALSSANTSSSLSASLPAIGTIRPPHSLLKTPSTPPALQLGSGFQHWAGLPCPCTICQMPPPPHLSALTASNMARMSGETKDLLK; the protein is encoded by the coding sequence ATGAATTCTGACTCcagctctgtctccagcagagCTTCCTCGCCAGACATGGATGAGATGTACCTGAGAGAccatcatcaccaccatcaccatcaccaccaccaagACAGCCGGCTCAACTCGGTCTCCTCCACTCAGAACGATCTGGTGCAGAAGATGTCTGGGGAAGGCCTCACCAGGAACGGTTCCAAGGCCGGAGGGGAAGGCGGCAAGTACAAAATCAAGAAGCAGCTTTCGGAGCaggacctgcagcagctgcGGCTGAAGATCAATGGCCGGGAGCGTAAGAGGATGCACGACCTCAACCTGGCTATGGACGGGCTGCGGGAGGTGATGCCCTACGCTCACGGACCTTCTGTGAGAAAACTCTCCAAAATCGCCACCCTCCTGCTAGCCAGAAACTATATCCTGATGCTCACCAGCTCCCTGGAGGAGATGAAGAGGCTAGTTGGGGAAATCTACGGGGGACACCACTCGGCCTTTCACTGCGGCACGGTGGGACACTCCGCCGCGCACCCGCCCCACGCCGCCGGCACCGTGCACCAGGTGCATCCCATCCTCGGCGGTGCCCTGTCCTCCGCCaacacctcctcctccctctccgCCTCCCTGCCGGCCATCGGCACCATCCGGCCCCCACACTCCCTGCTCAAGACCCCCTCGACACCCCCCGCCCTGCAGCTCGGCAGCGGCTtccagcactgggctggctTGCCGTGCCCCTGCACCATCTGCCAGATGCCTCCCCCGCCCCACCTCTCGGCCCTCACCGCCTCCAACATGGCCAGGATGTCGGGGGAGACCAAGGACCTCCTCAAGTGA